In the Flagellimonas sp. HMM57 genome, one interval contains:
- a CDS encoding RagB/SusD family nutrient uptake outer membrane protein, producing MNSTKKIFLILIVLLGYFSCDDELDIIPISEKAANNFFSSEQELESAIIGIYAQLQNNGLYGLDLIGVGEISAEDSFEEIAANDGGRFGQLDDFSTNPENDLVGDIWRESYEGIQRTNVVLNRISDIEFQDVALKANRIGEMKFIRALLYFNLVRLYGDVPLVIEETENPFDFFGQGRTSTTEVYSRIQTDLSEAIQDLPTTKSPGRPALGAAQALLADVQLTQGDFSSALPNLEAVVNSGVYELMPTTSEIFGEANEGNAEIIFEVQYVSGLNVEGENEGSSAGSQFRPSGTTANAKGHNLPTQAFIDSFEAGDTRLDDYVAIDPDANPFYFSTKYEISATGADDGGSDHLIIRFADVVLKYAEALNENNQTGEAILQLNRIRTRAGLAGTTATTQEEVRAAIKQERRFEFIGEGKRWFDLKRYGTAIDVMNAFFTINNPGVTINENNLVLPIPQSQIDTDPDFIKQNPGY from the coding sequence ATGAACTCTACAAAAAAAATATTTCTGATACTGATTGTTTTACTTGGATACTTTTCGTGTGATGATGAGTTGGACATTATACCTATCTCAGAAAAGGCGGCAAACAATTTTTTTTCCAGCGAGCAAGAACTGGAAAGCGCTATTATAGGCATTTATGCACAATTACAAAACAACGGTCTTTATGGATTGGATTTGATTGGCGTTGGTGAAATTTCTGCCGAAGATTCCTTTGAGGAAATTGCAGCGAACGACGGAGGTCGTTTTGGGCAATTGGATGATTTTTCCACCAATCCTGAAAATGATTTGGTGGGCGACATTTGGAGAGAATCCTATGAAGGAATCCAACGAACCAATGTGGTCCTCAACCGTATATCCGATATTGAGTTTCAAGATGTGGCACTAAAGGCCAATAGAATAGGGGAAATGAAGTTTATACGTGCTCTGTTATACTTTAACTTGGTTCGTTTGTATGGTGATGTCCCTTTAGTGATTGAAGAGACCGAAAATCCATTTGATTTCTTTGGACAAGGAAGAACGTCCACTACAGAAGTATATAGTCGAATCCAGACAGATCTATCAGAAGCCATTCAAGATTTGCCAACGACCAAATCACCAGGTAGGCCCGCTTTGGGAGCCGCCCAAGCATTGTTGGCAGATGTGCAGTTGACACAAGGGGATTTTTCCAGTGCTTTGCCAAACCTGGAAGCAGTAGTCAACTCTGGAGTATACGAATTAATGCCCACTACTTCAGAGATTTTTGGAGAAGCTAACGAAGGAAACGCTGAAATTATTTTTGAGGTACAATATGTGAGCGGTTTAAATGTTGAGGGGGAAAATGAAGGAAGTTCTGCAGGCTCACAATTTAGACCCTCTGGAACCACTGCCAATGCAAAAGGACATAATTTACCTACCCAAGCTTTTATCGATTCTTTTGAAGCTGGAGATACCAGACTTGACGACTATGTTGCCATTGACCCAGATGCCAATCCATTCTATTTTTCAACTAAATACGAAATATCTGCAACTGGTGCCGATGATGGAGGCAGCGACCATCTTATCATTCGCTTTGCAGATGTAGTTTTAAAATATGCCGAAGCATTGAACGAAAATAACCAGACCGGCGAAGCTATTTTACAGTTGAACCGTATTCGTACAAGGGCAGGTTTGGCAGGAACAACAGCCACAACACAAGAAGAAGTGAGAGCGGCCATAAAACAAGAACGTCGTTTTGAGTTTATTGGTGAGGGCAAAAGATGGTTCGACCTTAAACGCTATGGTACCGCCATTGATGTAATGAACGCTTTTTTCACAATCAATAATCCTGGAGTCACTATAAACGAGAACAATTTGGTACTCCCTATTCCACAAAGTCAGATTGATACCGACCCTGATTTTATAAAGCAGAATCCCGGATATTAA
- a CDS encoding glycerophosphodiester phosphodiesterase family protein, giving the protein MKKNIIRLCILSIMVCFSCRREENIKDVSLENKAVQPETTNQTIPIDMLIANLEDSKDNQVIVVAHRGDWRNAPENSLQAIDNCIKMGVDMVEIDIRETEDGQLVLMHDETIDRTTTGTGKVSEVTWEYLQTLQLRDGIGHETPHKIPTLEEALLLSKDKVLVNLDKSYPIFDKCFEVIEKTGTQAQVVIKGAIPYEQVKEEFGAYLNKVFFMPIVRLQKPNAKGIVDKYLDSLRPVAFEFTVPQDTIRMIGYFDDIRKKGSSVWVNSLWPPHNGGHDDEKAALNPSVYDWFIKNNIDIIQTDRPQLLLDYLRSKGLHR; this is encoded by the coding sequence ATGAAGAAAAACATTATAAGATTGTGCATACTATCCATCATGGTATGTTTCTCCTGTAGAAGAGAAGAAAATATTAAGGACGTTTCATTAGAAAACAAGGCGGTACAACCCGAGACAACAAATCAAACTATTCCCATTGATATGTTGATTGCAAATCTTGAGGATTCAAAAGACAATCAAGTTATTGTAGTGGCCCATAGGGGTGATTGGAGGAATGCACCCGAAAACTCCTTACAAGCTATTGATAATTGTATCAAAATGGGTGTTGATATGGTAGAAATCGATATCAGGGAAACCGAGGACGGCCAATTGGTCTTAATGCATGACGAGACTATCGACAGAACCACTACGGGCACAGGTAAAGTTTCGGAAGTAACCTGGGAATATCTGCAAACGTTGCAATTACGCGATGGTATAGGTCACGAAACGCCCCATAAGATTCCGACTTTGGAAGAAGCATTGCTCCTGAGCAAAGATAAAGTCTTGGTAAACCTTGATAAAAGCTATCCCATTTTTGACAAGTGTTTTGAGGTTATTGAAAAAACAGGAACACAAGCGCAAGTAGTCATCAAAGGTGCCATACCCTACGAACAGGTAAAAGAAGAGTTTGGAGCTTATCTTAACAAGGTATTTTTTATGCCCATCGTACGATTACAAAAACCAAACGCTAAAGGTATCGTGGATAAATATCTTGATAGCTTACGCCCAGTAGCCTTTGAATTTACAGTACCACAGGACACTATAAGAATGATTGGGTATTTTGATGACATCAGGAAAAAAGGGTCTTCTGTATGGGTCAACTCGTTATGGCCACCGCATAATGGTGGACATGATGATGAAAAAGCAGCTTTAAATCCTTCAGTATACGACTGGTTCATCAAAAACAATATCGATATTATCCAGACAGATAGACCTCAGTTGCTGTTGGATTATTTAAGGAGCAAAGGGCTACACCGTTAA
- a CDS encoding glycerophosphodiester phosphodiesterase family protein — MKNQKRIYLVGILLLGFSLQAQLDSSLSEKRAATILEHLKNPKEHYVLAVSHRGDWRYAPENSLPAIQRCIDLGVDIVEIDVRLTKDGHLVAMHDTTVDRTTNGKGKVSDLTLNEIKTLRLKNACGVRGSKIQVPTLGEIMNLTKDRIMVNLDKVEGETVKEAYEILKKTGTIEQAIFKGRETVQVMKKKYGSLMDSIIYMPILIDNTQNPSQFVQDYNEILSPIAYEVTFDSESSENFEQIAFLKKENIFVLNIALWDALVAGHTDELSLLEGPDTSWGWLIENGANGIMTDRPSELLEYLKAKGLRNVRQ, encoded by the coding sequence ATGAAAAATCAAAAGAGAATATACCTCGTTGGCATACTTCTTTTGGGGTTTTCGCTTCAAGCACAGTTGGATTCTAGCCTATCAGAAAAAAGGGCTGCAACGATTTTGGAACATCTAAAAAATCCCAAAGAACATTATGTTCTGGCAGTTTCCCATAGAGGTGATTGGAGGTACGCACCAGAGAACAGTTTACCGGCCATTCAAAGGTGCATCGATCTAGGGGTTGACATTGTTGAGATAGATGTACGATTGACCAAAGATGGACACTTAGTGGCCATGCACGATACAACCGTAGACCGTACAACCAATGGAAAAGGAAAAGTAAGCGACCTTACACTAAATGAAATAAAGACACTTCGCTTAAAAAACGCATGTGGGGTGAGAGGGTCTAAAATACAAGTACCCACTTTAGGGGAAATAATGAATCTTACGAAGGACAGGATAATGGTAAATCTAGATAAGGTAGAGGGAGAAACCGTTAAGGAAGCCTACGAAATCCTAAAAAAAACAGGAACAATTGAACAAGCTATTTTTAAGGGACGAGAAACCGTTCAGGTTATGAAAAAGAAGTACGGCAGTCTTATGGATTCCATAATTTATATGCCCATCTTAATTGATAATACCCAAAATCCCTCTCAATTCGTTCAAGATTATAATGAAATTCTTTCACCTATTGCATATGAAGTAACTTTTGATTCTGAAAGTTCCGAAAACTTTGAGCAGATAGCATTTCTGAAAAAAGAAAACATATTTGTGCTCAATATTGCACTATGGGACGCATTGGTAGCAGGCCATACCGATGAATTAAGTTTATTGGAAGGTCCCGATACTTCATGGGGATGGCTTATTGAAAATGGCGCCAATGGAATCATGACGGACCGGCCCAGTGAACTTTTAGAATACCTAAAGGCGAAAGGACTAAGAAATGTGAGACAGTAA
- a CDS encoding bifunctional precorrin-2 dehydrogenase/sirohydrochlorin ferrochelatase, with protein sequence MERNELYPVFLKVNDLKVLIVGGGNVAEEKLTFLLKSSPNAKVEMISPMYRKDTIALADKHAVKMYKGKYKKKYLKKKHIVVATTDVPAVNEKVYHHCRKRSILVNVADNPPFCDFYMGGIVTKGNVKVAISTNGKSPTTAKRLRQYFEDVIPENIDDLVKNLNEYRKTIKGDFEEKVETLNEFTKGLVNKKEKDEN encoded by the coding sequence ATGGAGCGGAACGAACTTTATCCTGTCTTTTTAAAAGTGAACGATTTAAAGGTCTTAATAGTAGGTGGTGGTAATGTGGCAGAAGAAAAGCTTACCTTTCTATTAAAATCCAGTCCCAATGCCAAGGTTGAAATGATTTCTCCAATGTACAGAAAAGATACCATTGCACTGGCAGATAAACATGCAGTAAAAATGTATAAGGGCAAATACAAAAAAAAGTATTTGAAGAAAAAGCATATCGTAGTAGCGACCACTGATGTACCTGCGGTAAACGAAAAAGTATACCATCACTGTAGAAAGCGCTCCATTCTGGTCAATGTTGCGGACAATCCTCCTTTTTGTGATTTTTATATGGGAGGTATTGTTACAAAAGGTAATGTAAAAGTGGCTATTTCCACAAATGGAAAATCCCCTACTACGGCAAAACGTCTGCGTCAATATTTTGAAGATGTAATTCCCGAAAACATTGACGACCTAGTAAAAAACCTCAACGAATACCGAAAAACCATCAAAGGGGATTTTGAGGAAAAAGTAGAGACACTCAACGAGTTCACTAAAGGATTGGTCAACAAAAAAGAAAAAGATGAAAATTAG
- a CDS encoding sulfite exporter TauE/SafE family protein, whose product MTLSLLLILFFIGLANGFYSGLMGTGGNIILIPALDLVLVSFGIEGPELVKYIIAHSLFITVFNGFAVSLKHYRMNNFHIKEVVLIGLLAVIAGYFVSEFLKSTLWYKKVYFDSLFLVLVLLVAIRFLFFKQSEHSSKKQQGMQKSKIGYASLGALTGITSALSGFGGGIVLIPALTDIFGISIRKAASISIGVVMLLAIAVSASYLSIDPSNTLKNSLPYQFGYISLSISIPILVGVFIAAPFGVKIAQRTSAALLRIIFGIVMVILFVKTLIGLF is encoded by the coding sequence GTGACTCTATCCTTACTATTGATTCTTTTTTTTATAGGTCTGGCCAACGGATTCTACTCGGGGCTTATGGGTACAGGTGGAAATATTATATTGATCCCCGCACTTGATTTGGTCTTGGTCTCATTTGGAATAGAGGGTCCGGAATTAGTAAAATATATCATCGCCCATTCCTTGTTCATAACAGTTTTTAATGGCTTTGCGGTAAGCCTGAAACATTACAGGATGAACAACTTTCATATAAAAGAAGTAGTGCTTATTGGTTTATTGGCGGTCATTGCGGGCTATTTTGTTTCAGAATTCTTAAAATCAACCCTCTGGTACAAAAAAGTATATTTTGATTCTTTGTTTCTGGTGTTGGTTTTACTGGTGGCAATACGATTTTTATTCTTTAAGCAATCCGAACATAGTTCCAAAAAACAGCAAGGCATGCAAAAAAGCAAAATCGGTTACGCCAGCTTGGGTGCCTTAACAGGAATCACATCTGCGCTTTCCGGTTTTGGTGGTGGCATCGTTTTGATTCCAGCCCTGACGGATATTTTTGGTATTTCCATCAGAAAGGCGGCATCTATATCGATTGGCGTCGTAATGCTTTTGGCCATAGCAGTTAGTGCAAGTTATTTAAGCATTGACCCTTCAAATACGCTAAAAAATAGTTTGCCCTATCAATTTGGTTATATTTCTTTAAGCATATCAATACCTATTTTAGTCGGCGTATTTATAGCAGCACCATTTGGCGTAAAAATAGCACAGCGAACCTCGGCAGCGCTATTGCGTATAATTTTTGGGATTGTGATGGTGATTTTGTTTGTCAAGACCCTTATCGGGCTTTTTTAA
- a CDS encoding carbamoyltransferase N-terminal domain-containing protein, protein MATVILGISAYFHDSAAAILIDGKIVAAAQEERFTRIKGDASFPVNAIAYVLEEAGLHKGEPLMVAFYEKPLLRFERLLETYHAFAPSGLPSFLKAMPLWLKGKLFIKKTIRNHFKELGFPKVTLHFTEHHLSHAASAFFPSPFLIATILTLDGVGEWATATVGKGENNTINILREQHFPHSLGLLYSAFTYYLGFKVNRGEYKVMGLASYGNPESSETQEYITKIESDLVDIRQDGSLLLNMPYFKFATHLTMTNDAKWLNLFSLPRRNAEDDLNQSHANFAFAVQHVLEELVLKMANSAIALTGCPNLVIAGGVGLNSVSNGKLLDNPNIENLWIQPAAGDAGGALGAAFSVWHIVENKKREVKLPDSMHGAFLGPAFTTSHIINVAQKIKKVAYKCFESEDELITKTVNALIEGKIVGWFQGRMEFGPRALGNRSILADPRNPNMQKRINEKIKFRESFRPFAPCVLEEDVHEYFDLKIPSPYMLLVRKIKSERCKKEIGESTTLMERLSQTRSDIPAVTHVDYSARIQTISKVTNPKFWRLLNAFKQKTGYGLLINTSFNVKDEPIVCNPHDALRCFQETEMDILIMEDVIFSKSGD, encoded by the coding sequence ATGGCTACTGTTATCTTAGGTATTTCCGCATACTTTCATGACAGTGCCGCAGCAATTCTAATCGATGGTAAAATTGTAGCTGCTGCACAAGAAGAACGATTTACAAGAATCAAAGGCGATGCCTCTTTTCCTGTCAATGCAATAGCTTATGTGCTGGAAGAAGCAGGCCTTCATAAAGGTGAACCGCTCATGGTCGCTTTTTATGAAAAACCCTTGTTGCGGTTTGAACGGCTGTTGGAAACGTACCATGCCTTTGCCCCAAGCGGACTACCGAGCTTCTTAAAAGCTATGCCTTTATGGCTAAAAGGCAAACTTTTCATTAAGAAAACCATTAGAAATCACTTTAAGGAATTGGGTTTTCCAAAAGTGACATTGCATTTTACAGAACATCATTTATCGCATGCTGCAAGTGCTTTTTTCCCGAGTCCATTCTTAATAGCTACCATACTTACCCTGGATGGCGTAGGCGAATGGGCAACTGCAACCGTGGGCAAAGGTGAGAACAACACAATCAACATTTTACGCGAACAACACTTTCCGCACTCTTTGGGATTGTTGTACTCGGCGTTCACCTACTATTTGGGTTTTAAGGTGAATAGGGGAGAGTACAAGGTCATGGGGCTGGCTTCTTATGGTAATCCCGAAAGCTCAGAAACACAGGAGTATATTACCAAAATAGAATCGGATTTGGTGGACATAAGACAGGATGGCTCCCTATTGCTGAACATGCCATACTTTAAGTTTGCTACCCATTTGACAATGACGAATGATGCTAAGTGGTTGAATCTGTTTTCTCTTCCAAGAAGGAATGCTGAAGATGATTTGAATCAATCACATGCCAATTTCGCTTTCGCGGTTCAACATGTTTTGGAGGAACTTGTTCTAAAAATGGCCAATTCGGCCATAGCACTTACAGGTTGTCCAAATTTGGTTATTGCTGGTGGCGTAGGATTAAATTCAGTGTCGAATGGGAAACTATTGGATAATCCAAATATTGAAAATCTTTGGATACAACCAGCTGCAGGTGATGCTGGTGGGGCTTTGGGCGCAGCATTTTCGGTTTGGCATATCGTTGAGAATAAGAAAAGAGAAGTAAAGTTGCCAGATAGCATGCATGGCGCTTTTCTAGGACCTGCTTTTACGACAAGCCATATCATTAACGTTGCTCAAAAAATTAAAAAGGTCGCCTATAAATGTTTTGAAAGCGAAGATGAACTAATCACCAAAACAGTTAATGCTTTGATTGAGGGAAAGATAGTGGGATGGTTTCAAGGTAGGATGGAGTTTGGACCCAGAGCTTTGGGCAACCGAAGTATACTAGCTGACCCAAGAAATCCTAATATGCAGAAACGCATCAATGAAAAAATAAAATTTAGGGAAAGCTTTAGGCCTTTTGCACCATGTGTTTTGGAAGAAGATGTACATGAATATTTTGATTTAAAAATACCATCACCCTATATGCTTTTGGTGCGAAAAATTAAATCTGAAAGATGTAAAAAGGAAATAGGCGAATCAACCACCTTAATGGAAAGACTTTCCCAAACCCGTTCTGATATTCCTGCGGTTACCCATGTTGATTATTCGGCCAGAATACAAACGATATCCAAAGTTACTAACCCAAAATTTTGGAGACTTTTAAATGCATTCAAACAAAAAACAGGTTATGGACTTTTGATCAATACGAGTTTCAACGTAAAAGACGAACCCATCGTTTGCAATCCACATGATGCACTGCGTTGTTTTCAAGAAACAGAAATGGATATTTTGATTATGGAAGATGTAATCTTTTCAAAAAGTGGAGATTAA
- a CDS encoding SxtJ family membrane protein has product MEIGILASILFLALFLFYRDETTFIWISLGLLFLSLLVPIIFYPFAYLWFGLAKLLGFVSTKILLTLAFVLILIPVGLLRRWLGKDNLYLKQFKKNSKSVFIKREHLYNPQDLKNTF; this is encoded by the coding sequence GTGGAAATCGGTATTTTAGCTTCGATACTATTCTTAGCGTTGTTTCTGTTTTATCGTGATGAAACAACATTCATCTGGATTTCCTTGGGTCTTTTATTTCTGAGCCTTCTAGTTCCTATTATTTTTTATCCATTTGCTTATCTGTGGTTCGGTCTGGCGAAACTATTGGGATTCGTTTCCACCAAAATTTTATTGACGCTGGCATTTGTTCTTATATTGATACCTGTAGGGCTTTTACGAAGATGGTTGGGAAAGGATAACCTTTACTTGAAACAGTTTAAGAAAAACTCAAAATCGGTATTCATCAAAAGAGAACATTTATATAACCCACAAGACTTGAAAAATACCTTTTAA
- a CDS encoding DUF5989 family protein — METVKEFWLFLRTRKKYWLIPLLIVLLFISIVVVLTASSALAPFIYSLF; from the coding sequence ATGGAAACCGTGAAAGAGTTTTGGTTATTTCTTAGAACACGCAAAAAGTACTGGTTGATTCCCTTGCTGATTGTACTTCTTTTTATCAGTATTGTAGTGGTATTGACCGCAAGCTCGGCATTGGCACCGTTCATTTATTCCCTGTTTTAA
- a CDS encoding endonuclease/exonuclease/phosphatase family protein — MMKITIFFNLLLISQIVLGQQLDVLTYNIRYDNPKDSINGWDQRKDFLISQLNFYAPDVFGTQEGLIHQLKDIENGLDDYAFTGVGRDQGDDKGEFCAIFYNKDRLELLENNTFWLSTTPEKPSKGWDAAIKRICTYGKFKSKENGKEFFVFNTHFDHVGTKAREESAALILKQIKARNTEQLPAILMGDFNLETASVGVQLILEELQDAHIAAGKNVHGPEGTFNGFYFTQPVTHRIDFIFTDTHNFEVIKSAILSDSKDCKYPSDHLPVYTRLYVR; from the coding sequence ATGATGAAAATAACAATCTTTTTTAACCTGCTATTAATTTCGCAAATTGTCCTTGGTCAACAGCTAGATGTGCTTACGTACAACATCCGATATGATAATCCAAAGGATAGCATAAACGGTTGGGACCAGAGAAAGGATTTTCTTATCTCACAGCTTAACTTTTATGCGCCTGATGTCTTTGGAACCCAAGAAGGGCTCATCCATCAGCTAAAGGATATTGAGAACGGACTGGATGATTATGCTTTTACAGGAGTAGGACGTGACCAAGGTGACGACAAAGGAGAGTTTTGTGCAATTTTCTATAATAAAGATAGACTGGAGCTTTTAGAAAACAACACTTTTTGGCTTTCTACAACTCCTGAAAAGCCATCGAAAGGTTGGGATGCTGCAATCAAGCGTATTTGTACCTATGGGAAATTTAAAAGTAAGGAAAACGGAAAGGAGTTTTTCGTATTCAATACACATTTTGACCATGTTGGAACCAAGGCGCGAGAAGAAAGTGCTGCATTAATTCTGAAGCAAATAAAAGCGCGGAATACAGAACAACTCCCAGCTATCTTGATGGGAGACTTTAATTTGGAAACTGCCAGTGTAGGCGTACAGCTTATTTTGGAAGAATTGCAGGACGCCCATATAGCTGCTGGAAAAAATGTCCATGGACCTGAAGGCACATTTAACGGATTTTATTTTACACAACCCGTTACGCACAGAATAGATTTCATTTTTACAGACACCCATAATTTTGAGGTAATAAAAAGTGCTATTCTAAGCGATTCAAAGGATTGCAAGTATCCTTCAGACCATTTGCCTGTTTATACGAGATTGTATGTAAGATAG
- a CDS encoding sulfatase, whose translation MRKCDRLVVLMICSLVLGACKDKTIEEEAVTELPNILFIMADDHAIQAISAYGHELSQLAPTPNIDRIAKNGAIFRNNFCTNSICGPSRAVILTGKHNHMNGFRQNGERFDGSQPTLPKMLKKGGYETAITGKWHLHGSPEGFDYAKILVDQGNYYNPDFIENGDTTRIEGYVTDIITDDAINWLQHKRTDSLPFFLMVHHKAPHRNWMPALRHTNKYDSVQFPLPDTYFPEFTDQQAAKEQQQTVYEDMYEGHDLKMTLQYGSTELAHNPWTTDFERMSQEQRKQWDEAYLPKNNAFHKADLKGKELAEWKGQRYLQDYLATIAAVDEGIGRILDYLEDNGLDKNTLVVYTSDQGFYLGEKGWFDKRFMYEESMGMPLVMQLPSRIKPGTEVEALTQNLDFAQTFLDFANASEFAGEMQGESFKGLLEGTMKEGDFRDVVYYHYYDYPAFHMVKKQYGIRTKRYKLIHFYDDIDSWEFYDLEKDPQELTNLIDEDSYSGVIDAMHKKLDSVQKYYKVTEKEFEKAPKEKVDRAYEAFERLRGKTK comes from the coding sequence ATGAGAAAGTGCGACAGATTAGTAGTGTTGATGATATGCTCATTAGTTTTGGGAGCATGCAAAGACAAAACAATTGAGGAGGAAGCGGTAACGGAACTCCCAAATATTCTGTTTATCATGGCAGACGACCATGCCATTCAGGCCATAAGTGCATACGGTCACGAGTTGAGTCAGTTGGCACCTACCCCAAACATTGACAGAATTGCTAAAAACGGAGCTATTTTTAGAAACAATTTTTGCACCAATTCCATTTGTGGCCCCAGCAGAGCCGTAATATTGACCGGAAAGCACAATCATATGAACGGTTTTAGACAAAATGGTGAACGTTTTGACGGAAGTCAACCAACCTTGCCCAAGATGTTGAAAAAAGGCGGATATGAAACTGCAATTACAGGGAAATGGCACTTACACGGTAGTCCCGAAGGGTTTGACTATGCCAAAATATTAGTGGACCAAGGGAATTATTACAATCCCGATTTTATAGAAAATGGTGATACCACCCGAATAGAAGGTTATGTAACGGACATTATAACAGATGATGCCATAAACTGGCTGCAGCATAAACGAACGGACAGCTTACCATTCTTTTTGATGGTTCACCATAAAGCCCCTCATAGAAATTGGATGCCTGCTTTACGACATACCAATAAATATGATTCTGTACAGTTTCCGTTGCCAGATACCTATTTCCCTGAGTTCACTGATCAACAAGCTGCTAAGGAACAACAACAGACCGTTTATGAGGACATGTACGAAGGTCATGACCTAAAAATGACATTGCAATATGGCAGTACCGAATTGGCGCATAACCCATGGACGACCGATTTTGAGCGTATGTCACAAGAACAGCGTAAGCAATGGGATGAGGCCTATCTGCCAAAAAACAATGCCTTCCATAAGGCTGATTTAAAAGGGAAGGAGTTGGCCGAATGGAAGGGGCAACGCTATCTCCAGGATTATTTGGCGACTATCGCAGCTGTGGATGAGGGTATAGGCAGGATTTTGGATTATTTGGAAGACAACGGACTTGATAAAAATACGTTGGTGGTCTACACGTCGGACCAAGGATTTTATCTGGGTGAAAAGGGATGGTTCGATAAGCGTTTTATGTACGAAGAATCCATGGGAATGCCATTGGTTATGCAATTACCTAGCAGAATCAAACCGGGTACCGAAGTTGAGGCGCTTACCCAAAACCTGGATTTTGCCCAGACCTTTTTGGATTTTGCCAATGCATCTGAATTTGCCGGCGAAATGCAAGGGGAATCCTTCAAAGGATTATTGGAAGGCACTATGAAAGAAGGAGATTTTAGGGATGTGGTCTACTATCACTATTACGATTATCCTGCTTTTCATATGGTAAAAAAACAGTATGGTATCCGTACCAAGCGTTACAAACTCATACACTTTTATGATGATATCGATTCTTGGGAGTTTTATGATTTGGAAAAAGACCCACAAGAATTGACCAACTTAATCGATGAAGATTCCTATTCAGGGGTAATTGATGCTATGCATAAAAAGCTGGACAGCGTTCAAAAATATTACAAGGTTACGGAGAAAGAATTCGAAAAGGCTCCCAAAGAAAAAGTGGACAGGGCCTATGAAGCATTTGAAAGATTACGCGGCAAAACAAAATGA
- a CDS encoding alpha/beta hydrolase, translated as MKFRIITTFIVLFSFISATAQTRYVDAIFSKIETTTHTYSDTLQLDVYAPKKDDIENRPLILLVHGGGFSSGKRDNPLEKEFCITMAKKGYVVASMSYRLLRKNKGFGCGVPAEEKIDTFLAATEDILTATNFLLKKAVDLGVDSNNIILAGSSAGAEAVLNTVFMKNQYQFKKLPYGEISFSGVISFSGAVVDAAYITKEATIPALFFHGVKDKLVPYATAPHHYCDTGKPGYLILDGPESMAEKLKDLNTSYLLAVDPIGNHDWANLAYAYADMIAEFVEKTIIRGEMLQSKIEIGRNQ; from the coding sequence ATGAAATTTAGAATTATAACCACTTTCATAGTATTGTTCAGTTTTATATCCGCGACGGCACAAACACGTTATGTAGATGCTATTTTTTCTAAAATAGAGACGACCACCCATACCTATTCAGACACATTACAACTAGATGTTTACGCTCCAAAAAAGGATGATATCGAAAATAGGCCTTTGATTTTACTGGTACACGGAGGAGGTTTTAGTAGTGGGAAACGTGACAATCCTCTGGAAAAAGAGTTCTGTATCACGATGGCGAAGAAAGGTTATGTAGTTGCTTCGATGAGCTATCGACTTTTGAGAAAGAACAAAGGTTTTGGATGTGGTGTTCCCGCCGAGGAGAAAATAGACACTTTTTTGGCAGCTACGGAGGATATTTTAACCGCTACTAATTTTCTATTGAAAAAAGCTGTGGATTTAGGTGTGGATTCCAACAACATTATTTTGGCTGGGAGCAGTGCGGGAGCCGAAGCGGTGTTGAATACGGTTTTTATGAAAAATCAATATCAGTTTAAAAAATTGCCATATGGAGAAATAAGTTTTTCTGGGGTTATTTCCTTTTCGGGAGCGGTTGTGGATGCAGCATATATCACAAAGGAAGCGACGATTCCGGCTCTATTTTTCCATGGTGTAAAGGATAAGCTTGTTCCTTATGCTACGGCACCGCATCATTATTGCGATACTGGAAAACCGGGCTACTTGATACTGGACGGCCCAGAAAGTATGGCAGAAAAACTAAAGGATTTAAATACTTCATACCTATTGGCGGTTGACCCTATCGGTAACCATGATTGGGCGAATTTGGCCTATGCTTATGCTGATATGATAGCTGAATTTGTTGAAAAAACAATTATTAGAGGAGAAATGCTTCAATCAAAAATAGAAATTGGAAGAAACCAATGA